The Treponema medium genome has a window encoding:
- a CDS encoding restriction endonuclease subunit S — MLRKIAFLQILFKSFVAFHNDLPINKICEHSLIGKYTGSVFSCYYEKIDGKNDICIDDEIPFELPKSWQWCRLHELGDTNIGLTYHPKDLIDTGIPVLRSNNIQDGKLYLSDLARVQTKIFENQYVVNSDILICARNGSKNLVGKCTIIRNLPEKMAFGAFMAVFRSKFNLYILRYLQSFYFKDYLRESNSTQIYQLTQNMLRNALIPVPPTEEQKRIVANIEEMFNVLDKIQNNLG; from the coding sequence ATTCTGAGAAAGATTGCTTTTCTTCAAATACTCTTCAAAAGTTTCGTCGCTTTTCATAACGATCTCCCAATAAATAAAATTTGCGAACATTCGCTTATTGGAAAGTATACCGGTAGTGTATTTTCTTGTTATTATGAGAAGATTGATGGAAAAAATGATATTTGCATAGATGATGAGATTCCTTTTGAGCTTCCGAAAAGCTGGCAATGGTGCAGATTACATGAACTTGGTGATACTAACATAGGACTAACTTATCATCCTAAAGATTTGATAGACACTGGTATTCCTGTTTTACGGTCAAATAACATACAAGATGGAAAATTATATTTATCAGATTTAGCAAGAGTACAAACAAAAATATTCGAAAATCAATATGTTGTAAACAGCGATATTTTAATTTGTGCGCGAAACGGTAGTAAAAATTTAGTTGGAAAATGCACTATAATTAGAAATTTACCTGAAAAAATGGCCTTCGGTGCATTTATGGCCGTTTTTAGAAGTAAATTTAATCTCTACATTCTTAGATATTTGCAAAGTTTTTACTTTAAAGATTATTTAAGAGAATCAAATTCAACTCAGATATATCAATTAACACAAAATATGCTAAGAAATGCACTCATTCCAGTCCCACCAACTGAGGAACAAAAAAGAATTGTTGCTAACATTGAAGAAATGTTTAATGTTTTAGATAAAATTCAAAATAATCTCGGCTAA
- a CDS encoding tyrosine-type recombinase/integrase, producing MKSDETFEEYLKKSNLSQNTLTSYLWTVKYYAEHYDSLSKENLLAYKGYLIEFFKPKTVNLRIQGINKYLQFMHQDQLQLKFVKVQQKNFLENVISNADYQFLKSSLKTDGNLEWYFVVWFLAATGARVSELIQIKVEHVKLGYFDLYSKGGKLRRLYIPKILKEEALQWLESIGRQSGYLFLNRFKKHITTRGIAQQLKNYARKYGISGKVVYPHSFRHRYAKNFLEKFNDISLLADLMGHESIETTRIYLRRTASEQRELVDTIVTW from the coding sequence ATGAAAAGCGACGAAACTTTTGAAGAGTATTTGAAGAAAAGCAATCTTTCTCAGAATACGCTTACATCTTACCTATGGACGGTTAAATACTATGCCGAACATTATGATTCTTTAAGCAAGGAAAATCTGCTTGCATATAAAGGGTATCTGATTGAATTTTTTAAACCAAAGACGGTGAATCTGAGGATTCAGGGCATTAACAAGTATTTACAATTTATGCACCAAGATCAACTTCAGTTGAAGTTCGTAAAAGTTCAGCAGAAAAATTTTCTTGAAAACGTTATCAGTAACGCTGATTACCAATTTTTGAAATCAAGTCTTAAAACAGACGGAAATCTTGAATGGTATTTTGTTGTGTGGTTTCTGGCGGCTACAGGGGCGCGCGTCAGTGAACTTATTCAAATTAAAGTTGAGCATGTAAAATTGGGATACTTTGATTTATATTCAAAAGGAGGAAAACTCAGGCGGTTGTATATTCCCAAAATTTTGAAGGAAGAAGCATTACAATGGCTGGAATCAATCGGACGTCAATCCGGCTATCTTTTTCTGAATCGTTTTAAAAAGCATATTACCACCCGCGGGATTGCACAGCAATTAAAAAATTATGCAAGAAAGTACGGAATAAGTGGAAAGGTTGTATATCCGCACTCATTCCGGCATCGGTATGCAAAGAATTTTCTTGAAAAGTTCAATGACATTTCTCTGCTTGCCGATTTGATGGGGCATGAAAGTATTGAAACTACAAGAATTTACTTACGCCGAACCGCAAGCGAACAACGGGAACTGGTCGATACCATTGTAACGTGGTAA
- a CDS encoding PIN domain-containing protein, translating to MYLLDTNICIYIINNRPERVREKLKSIDHRIIYLSTISFGELQYGAYKSSKPEESKHALLDFVKPFTFVDFTTEDAEAFGAIRAYLERKGNVIGAYDMQIAAQAMTRNFIYTKLLYILPIIC from the coding sequence GTGTATTTACTTGATACAAATATCTGTATATATATTATAAATAATCGACCTGAACGAGTACGAGAAAAACTAAAAAGCATTGATCATAGAATCATATATCTTTCAACAATTTCATTCGGCGAATTGCAATATGGGGCATACAAGAGCAGTAAACCGGAAGAGAGCAAGCATGCATTACTGGATTTTGTAAAACCTTTTACATTTGTTGATTTCACGACAGAAGATGCGGAAGCATTCGGTGCAATTCGGGCATATTTAGAAAGAAAAGGCAATGTAATTGGGGCGTATGATATGCAAATTGCTGCACAGGCTATGACAAGAAACTTCATATATACAAAGTTGCTTTATATACTGCCGATAATATGTTAG
- a CDS encoding antitoxin: MTYAKVFISGNSQAIRLPKSFQVSDNQLCIKKIGSSIVLFREDNPWDSFDRSLNKFPDDFFIEGRKQPETQQREGI, from the coding sequence ATGACATATGCAAAAGTCTTTATAAGCGGTAATAGCCAAGCGATACGGCTACCAAAAAGTTTTCAGGTATCTGACAATCAATTATGTATTAAAAAAATCGGTTCATCAATTGTGTTATTCCGCGAAGATAATCCATGGGATAGTTTTGATAGAAGTTTAAATAAATTTCCTGATGATTTTTTTATAGAGGGACGGAAACAACCGGAAACACAACAACGGGAAGGTATTTAG
- a CDS encoding restriction endonuclease subunit S, whose translation MKDIEDEIPFAVPEGWAWCRLGEICEFISRGKTPVYTKESQYPVLAQKCNQWDSIVLDKVLFLDPNSLSKWTNEYHLQHEDIVINSTGTGTIGRVGIFDIGILGKYPFIVPDSHISVVRCYKAYIYQKYIYTVFTSEYLQTKINKTATGSTNQKELPKNVLIEFFLPLPPLSEQQRIVAKIKELFAKLDFITVSLTE comes from the coding sequence GTGAAGGATATCGAGGACGAAATCCCGTTTGCCGTACCGGAGGGCTGGGCGTGGTGCAGGTTGGGGGAGATTTGCGAATTCATATCCAGAGGGAAAACACCCGTTTATACAAAAGAAAGTCAATATCCGGTTTTGGCACAAAAGTGTAATCAATGGGATAGTATAGTATTAGATAAGGTTCTTTTTTTAGATCCAAATTCATTATCAAAATGGACTAATGAATATCATCTACAACACGAAGATATTGTAATAAATTCTACAGGGACGGGTACTATTGGGAGAGTTGGTATCTTTGATATAGGAATTCTAGGTAAATATCCTTTTATTGTCCCTGATTCACATATATCCGTTGTGAGATGTTATAAAGCATACATATATCAAAAGTATATATATACTGTTTTTACATCTGAGTATCTGCAAACTAAAATTAATAAGACTGCAACCGGATCTACCAATCAAAAAGAACTACCGAAAAACGTTCTAATAGAATTCTTTCTTCCTCTTCCCCCACTTTCCGAACAACAACGAATCGTTGCCAAAATTAAAGAGCTCTTTGCTAAACTTGATTTTATCACGGTTTCGCTAACAGAATAG
- a CDS encoding slipin family protein translates to MNWKSYTLEYHSVFEELHTAGDPAELLADETFRNQTETVTVSAGHIALYFEDELLKDVLTPGQHIFWNNSRAKTFQQIDLNNPEISTDIDRNILTADVLKPYVISYGVEPYEKGLLYFDKQFIKILEPGNYFFWKGTQSVNVIKADMRARQLEISGQEILTKDKVLLRLNFMCRYKITDPVAALVSNADYENQLYVCFQLALREYVGTLLFDELLQKKQEINTFVMETLKPYQTQFGIEVLSCGLKDIILPGEIRDIVNQVLIAEKKAQANIITRREETASTRSLLNTAKLMEENPLLLKLKELEYVDKMSEKISQISITGGGQILDQLKELLTGNLSQK, encoded by the coding sequence TTGAATTGGAAAAGCTATACGCTTGAATATCATTCGGTTTTTGAAGAACTGCATACCGCAGGCGATCCGGCTGAACTGCTTGCCGACGAGACATTCCGCAATCAAACGGAAACCGTTACAGTGAGCGCCGGTCATATTGCGCTCTATTTTGAGGATGAGCTTTTAAAAGACGTGTTAACACCGGGACAGCATATTTTTTGGAATAATAGCCGTGCCAAAACATTTCAGCAGATTGATTTGAACAATCCTGAAATCAGCACGGATATTGATCGGAATATCCTCACTGCCGATGTATTGAAACCCTACGTTATCAGCTATGGAGTTGAACCATACGAGAAGGGACTTCTCTACTTTGATAAACAATTCATCAAAATACTGGAACCGGGGAATTACTTTTTCTGGAAAGGTACTCAATCAGTCAATGTGATAAAAGCCGATATGCGGGCGCGGCAGCTTGAAATTTCGGGTCAGGAAATATTGACAAAGGATAAAGTCCTGCTCCGGCTTAATTTTATGTGCCGGTATAAAATAACCGATCCGGTTGCTGCGCTGGTTTCAAATGCCGATTATGAAAATCAGCTGTACGTGTGCTTCCAGCTCGCATTGCGCGAGTATGTCGGTACGCTCCTTTTTGATGAGCTGCTGCAAAAAAAACAGGAAATCAATACTTTCGTCATGGAGACCTTAAAACCGTATCAAACGCAATTCGGCATCGAAGTGCTTTCGTGCGGACTGAAAGATATTATTTTGCCGGGAGAGATTCGGGATATTGTCAATCAAGTGTTGATTGCCGAAAAGAAGGCGCAGGCGAACATCATCACCCGCCGCGAAGAAACCGCCTCGACGCGGAGCCTCCTCAATACCGCTAAATTGATGGAGGAAAATCCCTTGCTGCTAAAGCTCAAGGAACTTGAATATGTCGATAAGATGAGCGAAAAGATCAGCCAAATTTCCATTACCGGCGGCGGGCAGATTTTAGATCAACTTAAAGAATTACTGACGGGAAATCTTAGCCAAAAGTAA
- a CDS encoding ATP-dependent helicase — MEETCGYLSVLNPEQLEAVCHTGSPLLILAGAGSGKTRVITTKIAWLIAEQGVRPESILAVTFTNKAAREMAERAQALDERAGRSSIRTFHSFGAWMLRRYAEWAGLSPNFTIYDDDDSVTLLMKALPQLNKQEAQRFIRKISRAKDYCLLPDSPQLTMIDPAPEFAVIYRAYQQRLRETGNADFGDLIMLPVQLLQEHTAIAQQLHRRFKVILVDEYQDSNSAQFQLLRELTGEDTYVCVVGDDDQSIYRFRGAEVQNILTFDRQFPHTKIIRLVRNYRSYEPILRVADSVVSRNEGRLGKTLIAARGTGGQKPCLYYLPSQDAEAELCVQLIKKAVRAGGAYSDWAILYRTNAQSLNFETTFLHEKIPHKVVGTLKFYEREEIKDALALLALIANGRDEIAFRRMVNKPARGIGETTQNKLVAYARAAFAHLSAYTGSSAFGSSPEQDNEDAQQEFTHLQNSSAQSLQPEFAQLQDTDAQPLQKQVQPELSQLQEPTALPSQQQAEGTPQQQPQQGADYITVLLDAGAKLPISKKAGTALLEFLNTLHSLRDLLAEYDSANTTDAAPVDTATDIDAQADSLRSDVSTGSTIDTGASEQAVTQKHGQQDERLAAFVLAVIEQTGLGVFHRNQDEVMGTQKTANLQELANTASLYPCSAAGLTSFLEHIELDRSLAETEAGADAVQLITMHNTKGLEFRNVIITGLENGIFPRNDESAEDMEEERRLMYVACTRAQDALYMTSCAARRMYGKLSYMEPSRFLAEIDEGLVDVAGQPIASFASPADEEASLWKCGQRLFHDDYGYGYVVQSRQSGGELVITVQFESGSQKRFFPAYQRAQLFRVD; from the coding sequence ATGGAAGAAACGTGCGGATATTTATCGGTTTTAAATCCTGAACAACTTGAAGCGGTGTGTCATACCGGCTCGCCGCTTTTGATTTTGGCAGGTGCGGGTTCGGGGAAGACGCGGGTTATTACAACAAAAATTGCGTGGCTCATTGCTGAACAGGGGGTACGCCCCGAATCGATTTTGGCAGTTACCTTTACCAACAAGGCTGCTCGGGAAATGGCAGAGCGGGCACAGGCGCTGGATGAACGCGCAGGTCGGTCGAGTATCCGTACCTTTCACTCTTTCGGTGCGTGGATGCTGCGCCGATATGCCGAATGGGCGGGACTTTCTCCTAATTTTACGATTTACGATGATGATGATTCGGTAACGCTGTTGATGAAAGCGCTGCCTCAGCTAAATAAGCAGGAGGCGCAGCGCTTTATACGGAAAATTTCCCGCGCGAAAGATTATTGCCTGTTGCCCGATAGCCCGCAGCTTACGATGATCGACCCCGCGCCTGAGTTTGCTGTAATCTACCGTGCGTATCAACAGCGGCTCCGCGAAACGGGGAATGCCGACTTCGGAGATTTGATTATGCTGCCGGTTCAGCTGCTGCAAGAGCATACCGCTATTGCGCAACAGCTGCATAGACGCTTTAAAGTAATCCTCGTGGATGAGTATCAGGATTCAAACAGCGCTCAGTTTCAGCTATTGCGGGAACTGACCGGCGAAGACACGTATGTCTGTGTTGTCGGCGATGATGATCAGTCTATTTACCGGTTCCGCGGCGCTGAAGTACAGAATATCCTCACCTTTGACCGTCAATTTCCGCACACAAAGATTATCCGGCTGGTGCGGAACTACCGCTCGTATGAACCGATTTTGCGCGTCGCCGACTCGGTTGTGTCCCGCAATGAAGGACGGCTCGGTAAAACGCTGATTGCAGCGCGCGGAACCGGCGGACAAAAACCCTGCCTTTATTACCTACCGTCTCAAGACGCAGAGGCAGAACTGTGTGTACAGCTCATCAAAAAAGCGGTGCGGGCGGGAGGCGCCTATTCAGATTGGGCAATTTTGTACCGTACCAATGCACAGTCGCTCAACTTTGAAACAACTTTCCTGCACGAAAAAATCCCGCACAAAGTAGTCGGTACACTCAAGTTCTACGAACGAGAGGAAATTAAGGACGCGCTGGCTCTTTTGGCGCTTATCGCAAACGGGCGCGACGAAATTGCATTCCGCCGTATGGTGAATAAACCCGCGCGGGGAATCGGCGAAACCACACAGAACAAACTGGTCGCGTATGCCCGCGCAGCATTTGCACATTTATCCGCATATACAGGTTCATCGGCATTCGGCAGTTCACCGGAACAAGATAACGAAGATGCACAACAGGAGTTTACTCACCTGCAAAACAGCTCCGCGCAATCGCTGCAGCCGGAGTTTGCCCAACTACAAGATACCGATGCCCAGCCTCTGCAGAAACAAGTACAGCCGGAGCTGTCCCAACTGCAAGAGCCCACTGCCCTGCCCTCGCAACAACAAGCAGAAGGTACACCGCAACAGCAGCCGCAACAAGGAGCCGACTATATTACCGTACTGCTCGACGCAGGAGCAAAGCTCCCGATATCTAAGAAAGCAGGTACCGCGCTGCTGGAGTTCTTAAACACACTGCATTCGCTCCGCGACCTCCTTGCCGAATACGATTCCGCAAATACCACCGACGCTGCGCCGGTCGATACTGCAACAGACATCGACGCACAAGCCGACAGCCTGCGGTCTGATGTCTCAACCGGCAGTACCATAGACACCGGCGCCTCTGAACAGGCAGTTACGCAGAAACACGGGCAGCAGGACGAGCGGCTCGCTGCCTTTGTACTGGCTGTTATTGAGCAAACAGGTTTAGGCGTCTTTCACCGGAATCAGGACGAAGTAATGGGCACGCAGAAAACAGCGAACTTGCAGGAGCTTGCCAATACCGCCTCACTGTATCCATGCTCGGCTGCCGGACTGACTTCCTTTTTGGAACATATCGAACTGGACCGCAGCCTTGCGGAAACCGAAGCAGGAGCCGATGCCGTGCAGCTTATCACCATGCACAACACAAAAGGACTTGAGTTCCGCAATGTAATTATCACCGGTCTTGAAAACGGTATTTTTCCGCGCAATGACGAAAGCGCCGAAGATATGGAAGAGGAACGACGGCTGATGTACGTTGCCTGTACCCGTGCACAGGACGCGCTGTATATGACCAGCTGTGCGGCACGGCGGATGTACGGGAAGCTGTCGTATATGGAACCGAGCCGCTTTTTAGCGGAAATTGACGAGGGACTGGTTGACGTTGCCGGACAGCCCATAGCAAGCTTTGCCTCTCCCGCCGATGAGGAAGCCTCGCTATGGAAGTGCGGGCAGCGTCTCTTTCACGACGACTACGGCTACGGCTATGTCGTACAGTCGCGGCAAAGCGGCGGTGAATTGGTGATTACCGTGCAATTTGAAAGCGGCAGCCAGAAACGCTTTTTCCCTGCGTATCAGAGGGCTCAACTTTTTCGTGTCGACTAG
- a CDS encoding bacteriohemerythrin: protein MVTETKDTGELNTPWVEWDKRLELGIPRIDSQHRKLVAMCNELREALMNRQKRSKDEWLVTVGDVLRQAVSYTQTHFTDEEKLMKACGFSGYEAHKQRHKEFVQTITQVLRGFDEMTVTLGFDFADYLRDWILSHIACEDKQYCPVMRSFYHALQEYSQRNHTSGSAAAPQS, encoded by the coding sequence ATGGTAACAGAAACAAAAGATACGGGAGAATTGAATACCCCTTGGGTAGAATGGGATAAAAGACTGGAACTCGGTATTCCGCGAATCGACAGTCAGCACCGTAAGCTGGTGGCAATGTGCAATGAGCTGCGCGAAGCACTGATGAACCGCCAAAAACGGAGTAAAGACGAATGGCTGGTAACGGTAGGCGATGTACTGCGGCAAGCAGTCAGTTATACTCAAACACACTTTACCGATGAAGAAAAATTGATGAAAGCATGCGGATTTTCCGGCTATGAAGCGCATAAGCAGCGGCACAAGGAGTTTGTCCAAACAATTACACAGGTATTGAGAGGATTTGACGAAATGACCGTAACGCTCGGTTTTGATTTTGCCGACTATCTTCGAGATTGGATACTTTCGCATATCGCCTGCGAGGATAAGCAGTACTGTCCGGTTATGCGCTCTTTTTATCACGCATTGCAGGAATACAGCCAGCGGAACCATACATCCGGATCAGCTGCCGCACCACAGTCTTAG
- a CDS encoding IdeS/Mac family cysteine endopeptidase (This family includes IgM or IgG-cleaving cysteine proteases.), translating to MKKPLAIFLSALAVLFFSACNNNYPAPIPVTDIAFEPPLPTKQLSLSVNTTYQLNAKAKPDNATNTKLTYTSDTPTVASVNDKGVITAKKIGQAVVTIKAANNISKEITVTVTAVPVTDIVFDPALPGNPLSLSVGGTCPLHAKVQPENATDKNLTYSSNNEGVASVDAGGLITAKAVGSAKITIKAADGVSKEVPVTVTTTHIPVTEITLPFGETTISLVNGDTRQINAHAMPENATNKQLTYSSDDETVAVVNDKGVITANGVGSAHITIQAADGITKVITVTVTAAHVPVTSIIFDPPLPAQPIELVIGQVYKFGAKAMPEEATNRKLTFTSSNSSIAWPCGEGNSEVKADGIGEATVTITSDDNPTICKVVHFKMKPKPEIKIKTTPAECESNGGEATFTVETLKGKLDYTPEVVEGGAKWLSVAGKDHTDESTDTVRLTVQTNKTVWNRTACIRFKDNITNEYIKISSKKYLEVKLTQKKNENPNVTVRWVHGITPPKEEEKEKIEVIKNKIPTGTYYDTNYVFYWPETQTTTFFNTRKVDHTHAPNGGYPDGNQCWAKTDANMLHWWFEQNKGNIKKYIEKKGITGNAAKAYEPVYTRGLADNQENIKSSIANLFREKCIDKGGDPANGLQWYLFGLDDFENARSNVSSPALFPDVFNKENTPIDRAAIYTKKEFETTLKAALESQKAVGLNRYGADGTQHAITLWGAAFDEDNNIIAIYIGDNNDVSNKIVPYGIWYKDGVDIYAETEPVIDSNDPHYFNPYFFNYSNNSYNDNHYVGQIITLDKGEAQWAEWKRKHP from the coding sequence ATGAAAAAGCCCTTGGCTATCTTTCTTTCTGCCCTAGCAGTTCTGTTCTTTTCAGCATGTAATAACAATTATCCCGCGCCTATCCCTGTTACCGATATTGCATTTGAACCGCCGCTTCCAACCAAACAGCTTTCGCTCAGTGTCAATACAACATACCAACTTAATGCAAAAGCAAAGCCCGATAATGCAACAAATACAAAGCTTACCTATACGTCGGACACCCCAACTGTTGCTTCTGTCAATGATAAAGGCGTGATTACAGCAAAAAAAATCGGTCAAGCTGTCGTTACGATTAAGGCAGCTAACAATATTTCAAAAGAGATCACGGTGACTGTAACCGCAGTACCGGTTACGGATATCGTATTCGATCCTGCCTTGCCGGGAAATCCACTCTCCTTAAGTGTTGGAGGAACCTGTCCGCTTCATGCAAAGGTACAGCCCGAAAATGCAACGGACAAAAATCTTACCTACAGTTCAAATAATGAAGGGGTTGCATCTGTAGATGCCGGAGGACTGATTACGGCAAAAGCGGTTGGAAGTGCGAAAATTACGATTAAAGCAGCTGACGGTGTTTCTAAAGAAGTTCCCGTAACCGTTACTACAACGCATATCCCTGTTACGGAAATTACTCTCCCTTTTGGTGAAACTACTATTTCCTTGGTGAATGGAGATACCCGTCAAATCAACGCTCATGCCATGCCTGAAAACGCAACGAATAAACAACTAACCTATAGTTCGGATGATGAAACAGTTGCAGTTGTAAATGACAAAGGGGTGATTACGGCGAACGGGGTCGGCTCTGCACACATTACAATACAAGCCGCGGACGGTATTACAAAGGTAATCACCGTTACCGTTACGGCAGCGCATGTTCCTGTTACTTCTATTATATTCGACCCGCCGCTCCCTGCACAGCCGATAGAGTTGGTTATCGGTCAAGTATATAAATTCGGTGCAAAAGCAATGCCTGAGGAAGCTACAAATAGAAAGCTGACATTCACCTCATCCAATAGCTCGATAGCATGGCCATGCGGTGAAGGGAACAGTGAGGTAAAAGCTGACGGGATCGGAGAAGCAACGGTAACCATAACCTCCGATGATAATCCTACTATTTGCAAGGTTGTTCATTTTAAGATGAAGCCAAAACCTGAGATTAAGATAAAAACAACCCCTGCAGAATGCGAAAGTAATGGCGGCGAGGCAACGTTTACGGTAGAAACACTCAAAGGAAAACTTGACTATACGCCTGAAGTCGTAGAAGGAGGCGCAAAATGGCTGAGTGTAGCCGGTAAAGATCACACTGATGAAAGTACAGATACGGTACGCTTAACCGTTCAGACAAACAAAACCGTATGGAATAGAACTGCATGTATCAGATTTAAGGATAATATTACGAATGAATACATCAAAATTTCAAGTAAAAAATATTTGGAAGTGAAGCTTACTCAAAAAAAGAATGAGAATCCGAACGTAACGGTACGGTGGGTACATGGAATAACGCCGCCTAAAGAAGAAGAAAAGGAAAAGATTGAGGTTATCAAGAATAAGATTCCTACCGGGACATACTATGATACCAATTACGTTTTTTACTGGCCGGAAACACAGACTACCACATTTTTTAATACACGGAAAGTCGATCATACGCATGCTCCGAACGGAGGTTATCCCGATGGTAATCAATGTTGGGCTAAAACCGATGCTAATATGCTGCATTGGTGGTTTGAGCAAAATAAAGGTAATATAAAAAAATACATAGAAAAGAAAGGTATAACAGGCAATGCTGCAAAAGCGTATGAGCCTGTTTATACACGCGGACTTGCAGATAATCAAGAGAACATAAAAAGTTCCATAGCAAACCTCTTTCGAGAGAAATGCATCGATAAGGGGGGAGACCCTGCTAATGGACTACAGTGGTATCTCTTCGGATTAGATGATTTTGAAAATGCAAGATCTAACGTCTCTTCTCCGGCATTATTTCCGGATGTCTTTAATAAAGAGAATACTCCTATCGACAGAGCAGCTATTTATACAAAAAAAGAGTTCGAGACTACGCTTAAAGCTGCACTTGAATCTCAAAAAGCGGTTGGGCTGAATAGATATGGGGCTGACGGTACCCAACATGCCATAACACTGTGGGGCGCTGCCTTTGATGAGGATAATAATATTATCGCCATATATATTGGCGATAATAACGATGTGTCCAATAAAATAGTCCCTTACGGTATATGGTATAAAGATGGAGTAGATATCTATGCCGAAACTGAGCCTGTGATTGACTCAAATGATCCGCACTATTTTAATCCGTATTTCTTTAATTATAGTAATAATAGTTATAACGATAATCATTATGTCGGTCAAATAATCACTTTGGATAAAGGTGAAGCACAGTGGGCAGAATGGAAGCGCAAACACCCCTAA